In one window of Microbacterium natoriense DNA:
- a CDS encoding response regulator transcription factor produces MREKFHDVFVVSEEFSVAVALAHLLAEDACLNVSMDLRGDRASRLGRAPDECSVFVVDIATSPIEGGDYDMGGKPSARSIVAIVPDGERKTLGPLLNIGVQGLVARDEPPEELRRAVHEVASGRAFVSQSVLAELLDHVVECHSYMEASPAWEMSLAPREREVVHLLTSGMTNREIAGALGISEATVKSHLGRVMTKWDARDRLQVVLRAIGHRV; encoded by the coding sequence ATGCGAGAGAAATTCCACGACGTGTTTGTTGTCTCGGAGGAGTTTTCTGTTGCGGTTGCCCTCGCTCATCTGCTCGCCGAAGACGCTTGCCTTAACGTGTCGATGGATCTTCGAGGCGACCGTGCCTCACGCCTGGGCCGCGCTCCTGATGAGTGCTCGGTATTCGTTGTCGATATTGCGACGTCTCCTATCGAGGGTGGAGACTACGACATGGGAGGCAAGCCCTCGGCGCGCTCCATCGTGGCGATAGTGCCCGACGGGGAACGCAAAACCCTCGGTCCGCTGCTCAACATTGGAGTGCAGGGTCTCGTGGCGCGTGACGAACCTCCGGAGGAACTACGTCGTGCGGTGCATGAGGTCGCTTCAGGGCGCGCCTTCGTGTCTCAATCCGTGTTGGCTGAACTCCTCGATCACGTTGTCGAGTGCCACAGCTACATGGAGGCGTCCCCTGCATGGGAGATGTCGCTGGCTCCACGAGAACGAGAAGTCGTTCATCTCTTGACCTCCGGAATGACAAACCGTGAAATTGCCGGGGCGCTCGGGATATCAGAGGCCACGGTGAAATCTCATCTTGGCCGTGTGATGACCAAATGGGATGCGAGAGACCGGCTCCAAGTCGTACTGCGTGCCATCGGACATCGCGTCTGA
- a CDS encoding thermonuclease family protein, with protein MNRQQGGAAALLAAVALAGCTPMVNTATAKPVRETVEVVAVVDGHTIDVATDGGTVRVRLIGIDTPEIGRGGETSECYAEEARTFLDDLVYGRTVEVRSDPTQADVDKYGRLLRHVFIDGHSAAVLALEAGTGHEYVNRTAHTGQEEHQAGPVVRHTTAPSTVSALGYWGASVADSDDPERESEDDRHDDG; from the coding sequence ATGAACCGTCAGCAGGGGGGAGCGGCCGCCCTCCTCGCCGCCGTGGCCCTCGCAGGCTGCACGCCCATGGTCAACACCGCGACGGCCAAGCCGGTCAGGGAGACAGTCGAAGTCGTTGCGGTCGTCGACGGCCACACGATCGACGTCGCCACCGACGGCGGGACAGTGCGTGTGCGGCTGATCGGGATCGATACCCCGGAGATCGGGCGTGGGGGAGAGACCAGCGAATGCTACGCCGAAGAAGCACGCACGTTCCTTGATGACCTGGTCTACGGGCGGACGGTGGAGGTGCGATCTGACCCGACTCAAGCCGACGTCGACAAGTACGGGCGGTTACTGCGGCACGTGTTCATCGACGGGCACAGCGCAGCGGTCCTCGCCCTCGAGGCCGGCACCGGACACGAATACGTCAACCGCACCGCCCACACCGGCCAGGAAGAACACCAAGCGGGGCCCGTGGTGCGTCACACCACGGCCCCTTCGACGGTGTCAGCTCTCGGTTACTGGGGCGCGTCGGTAGCGGACAGCGACGATCCAGAGCGGGAGAGCGAGGATGATCGTCACGACGACGGCTGA
- a CDS encoding GNAT family N-acetyltransferase yields MANPYFFSNERHKIDRPLVHQWLSEASYWAVGRPRSVQDAAIDASRNYGVWREDSGEQVAYARVVTDGVTFAWLCDVFVVPEVRGAGVGKMLMAGVISDLEPLGLRRTLLATADAHGLYEQYGFSELPVPSQFMARMRS; encoded by the coding sequence ATGGCCAATCCGTACTTCTTCTCGAATGAGCGACACAAGATCGACCGACCGCTTGTGCACCAGTGGCTGTCTGAGGCCTCATATTGGGCGGTGGGCCGGCCGCGATCCGTGCAGGACGCCGCCATTGACGCGTCGCGCAATTATGGGGTGTGGCGCGAGGACTCCGGGGAGCAAGTCGCGTACGCCCGAGTCGTCACCGATGGCGTCACGTTCGCGTGGCTCTGCGATGTGTTCGTGGTCCCAGAAGTACGAGGCGCCGGCGTCGGAAAGATGCTGATGGCTGGCGTCATCAGCGATTTGGAGCCGTTAGGGTTGCGCCGAACGCTCCTTGCGACGGCGGATGCTCACGGACTTTATGAGCAGTACGGCTTCTCGGAACTACCCGTTCCTTCTCAGTTCATGGCCAGAATGCGTTCGTGA
- a CDS encoding integrase core domain-containing protein, with translation MRYTERYADVGAIASIGTVGDSYDNALAESVVGLYKTERVKIDGPFRGADDLELATLSWAHWFNENQLHSSIGYRTPIEKENEYYRETNSLRQPTPGELALH, from the coding sequence TTGCGTTACACCGAGCGGTACGCGGACGTCGGTGCGATCGCGTCGATCGGGACCGTCGGCGACAGCTACGACAACGCCCTCGCAGAGAGCGTCGTCGGCCTCTACAAGACTGAGCGCGTGAAGATCGACGGCCCGTTCCGCGGCGCCGACGACCTCGAACTCGCCACGCTCTCCTGGGCGCATTGGTTCAACGAGAACCAGCTGCACTCCTCGATCGGATACCGCACACCCATCGAGAAGGAGAACGAGTACTACCGTGAGACGAACTCCCTTCGCCAGCCGACGCCGGGAGAACTCGCCCTCCACTAA